From the genome of bacterium:
AGATGACCTCGAGGACCGCCAGGGCAGCGGCGCAGGCGAGCGGGTTCCCGCCGAACGTGCTGCCATGATCGCCTGGAGAGAATGCGGCCGCGGACTCCCTGGCCAGCATCGCCCCGATGGGAAACCCGCCTCCCAGTCCTTTGGCCAGGGTGAGGACGTCGGGGACGATGCCGTACTGTTCATAAGCGAAGAGGGTTCCTGTACGGCCTATCCCGGTCTGCACCTCGTCGAGCATGAGCAGCAGCCCGCGCTCGTCGCACAGGCCGCGCACCCCGGTGAGGTACTCGAGGGTTGCGGGCTGGATACCGCTCTCGCCCTGGATCGGCTCGAGCAGTACCGCGCACGTGCGTTCGGTAACCGCCGCCCGAGCGGCCTCCAGGTCGTTGAACGGCACGGGCACGAATCCCGGCGGAAGTGGGGAAAAGGGTTCCTGATACTTGGGCTGCATCGTCGCCGCCAGCGTGGCCATGGTGCGACCGTGGAAGGACTGGTGTGCGACAATGATCTCATAGCGGTTCGCGCCATCGCGCTTTCCCCACTTCCGCGACAGCTTGATCGCCGCCTCGTTGGCCTCGGCCCCGCTGTTGCAGAAGAAGGCTCGATCGCAGGCCGAGTGTTCTACGAGCCACTGTGCCAGATGCGCCTGCTCGGCAATGTGGTAAAGGTTTGACACGTGCAGCATTCTCGCGGCCTGGGCCTGAATCGCCGCCACCAGAGCCGGGTGAGCATGACCCAACGCGCTGACCGCGATCCCGCCGATGAAGTCCAGATAGCGCCTGCCCTCTAGGTCCACCAACCAGACGCCCTCGCCGTGGGAAAAGGCCACGGGGGCGCGTCTGTAGGTCGTCATCAGGTACTGCTGCGTTAAGGCGATCGTCTGTTCCGTGGTCATGCCTCACCCTGCCTGCATCGTGATCATTGTGCCGATTCCGTCTTCGGTGAACAGCTCTATCAAGAGCGCATGCGGTGTGCTGGTACCGATGATGTGGGCGCTGGGCACCCCACGGTCCAATGCGTCCAGACAGGCCTCCACCTTGGGGATCATGCCGCGCGAGATAGTGCCGTCGGCCATCAACTGCCGGACCTCTGCTACCGACAGGGTGGAGAGCATCTCCTGCTCGCCAGGACCGGTGCGCATCACGCCGGGTACATCGGTCAGAATAACGAGCTTGCTCGCGCCCAGCGCCGCTGCCAGCGCGCCGGCCGCGTGGTCCGCGTTGAGGTTGAGGCTCTCCCCGCCCTCACCGACCCCAACCGAAGCGAGCACCGGTATGTGCCCGGCGTCGCTGATCGTCTGGATGATTGCCCCTTGAACCCCGACCACCTCACCGACGAAGCCGAGGCCCTCCGGCGCCTGAAGCCGTCGCGCCTGCAGTAGTCCGGCATCCTTGCCTGACAGCCCGACCGCACTACCACCGGCGC
Proteins encoded in this window:
- a CDS encoding acetylornithine transaminase, encoding MTTEQTIALTQQYLMTTYRRAPVAFSHGEGVWLVDLEGRRYLDFIGGIAVSALGHAHPALVAAIQAQAARMLHVSNLYHIAEQAHLAQWLVEHSACDRAFFCNSGAEANEAAIKLSRKWGKRDGANRYEIIVAHQSFHGRTMATLAATMQPKYQEPFSPLPPGFVPVPFNDLEAARAAVTERTCAVLLEPIQGESGIQPATLEYLTGVRGLCDERGLLLMLDEVQTGIGRTGTLFAYEQYGIVPDVLTLAKGLGGGFPIGAMLARESAAAFSPGDHGSTFGGNPLACAAALAVLEVISGERLAERAVAMGAVLAAGLRALVAGGRAKAVRGRGLLLALELNGEAAPVVDACRQAGLLVNAVAPTALRFAPPLVVQQPEIEQALEILGRVLEASQAPAGTGAPVL
- the argB gene encoding acetylglutamate kinase yields the protein MPVADPVSEGNMLASGLRYAAAWRGKTVVVKYGGSVLNAGDAGTVVEDLVLLKGAGINPVLVHGGGPEITRMLDRLGKETRFVQGLRVTDAETMEIVEMVLAGRANKALVTMICSAGGSAVGLSGKDAGLLQARRLQAPEGLGFVGEVVGVQGAIIQTISDAGHIPVLASVGVGEGGESLNLNADHAAGALAAALGASKLVILTDVPGVMRTGPGEQEMLSTLSVAEVRQLMADGTISRGMIPKVEACLDALDRGVPSAHIIGTSTPHALLIELFTEDGIGTMITMQAG